A part of Drosophila bipectinata strain 14024-0381.07 chromosome 3L, DbipHiC1v2, whole genome shotgun sequence genomic DNA contains:
- the LOC108128336 gene encoding uncharacterized protein → MCNLLWLSACFVAVCLPLALSDANANATQAEPVAARLQAEPKPQTELAPTAEKLIRYRRQPPYGKRSKLRRRTKGPPKIKYGPPPGPYRYAKPSFPAHHIEEPSFSIEDFQNLKFDPADFKIPTSSYEAQSMDLDFYNHDPEPDLYGAHKFPSLDFGLVTTHNDHKPHQKYGLPPLTHSFQPPDHSFSSHYEPPPAPAHPPSTRYGVPSIPASVPNFSHQDLPAPDSYSIYEQKIPNVGYHQNFAEPPAKKPGKHGSNFEISYSPPAFEISTSYQSNHQQSYVPPKSHEGSFAEPPPATNYVKPVQHPPANGYGPPATNYGQPAQHPSSSYDAPSHPPSSGYDAPSHPSSSGYDAPPHPPSSGYDAPPHPPSSSYDAPPQHPSSSYDSPPQHPSSSYDSPPQPPNYDQPSQYPSSSYDQPPSHTYNQPPPPETHPIQNYPHNDYAPPTQELPLNPHHKFPSFDFPKSSYEVPIYDPIPFEASNRDEQESYPPILASSPDQNEIASDAHAAGSSKKRKRKRKPGAGVVPAKHTLDVPELQQAYDADSHQRSESIEQIDSDAHAHSSHYVERKQTFFNFVTPTTSTSTTTPAPWSPMRGRSTTTSTGFIPTIVTSTPAPRTATMRTRNRGSSRYRTTQAVSPSQPDPIHTSVRIEQSHSQSYYDGTIAPPTRQQFSPSTSVRGTRPTRPAYARTPLALQPANHGRDASSPPRVTPKRTTKGVFDTTLFKSPLSDREMERNLQGLRQNLPKNHKLY, encoded by the exons ATGTGCAATTTGTTGTGGCTTTCGGCCTGTTTT GTGGCCGTCTGCCTGCCCCTCGCCCTCAGCGATGCGAATGCGAATGCCACTCAGGCGGAGCCAGTAGCTGCCAGACTCCAGGCGGAACCCAAGCCCCAGACGGAGCTCGCGCCCACGGCGGAGAAACTGATCCGGTATCGCCGCCAGCCACCCTACGGCAAGAGATCCAAGCTGCGCCGCCGGACAAAGGGTCCGCCCAAGATCAAGTACGGACCGCCGCCGGGTCCCTACCGGTATGCGAAACCCTCGTTTCCGGCCCACCACATCGAGGAGCCCAGCTTCTCCATCGAGGACTTCCAGAACCTGAAGTTCGATCCTGCGGACTTCAAGATACCCACCTCCAGCTACGAGGCGCAGTCCATGGATCTGGACTTCTACAACCATGACCCGGAACCCGATCTTTATGGGGCCCACAAGTTTCCCAGCTTGGATTTCGGACTGGTCACCACCCACAACGATCACAAGCCCCACCAGAAGTACGGGCTGCCACCTCTGACGCACAGTTTCCAGCCTCCGGATCACTCTTTCTCCTCCCACTATGAGCCGCCTCCAGCTCCGGCCCATCCGCCCTCCACGCGCTACGGAGTACCCTCGATACCGGCTTCGGTTCCCAACTTTTCGCACCAGGATCTGCCAGCTCCAGACTCCTACTCGATTTACGAGCAAAAGATTCCAAATGTGGGCTACCATCAGAACTTTGCAGAGCCACCGGCCAAGAAACCAGGAAAACATGGCTCCAACTTTGAGATTTCGTACTCTCCGCCCGCTTTCGAGATCAGCACTTCGTATCAGTCGAACCACCAGCAGAGCTACGTGCCGCCCAAGTCCCATGAGGGTAGCTTTGCAGAACCTCCTCCGGCCACCAACTATGTGAAGCCAGTGCAGCATCCTCCGGCAAATGGATATGGTCCACCTGCTACTAACTATGGTCAGCCTGCGCAGCATCCTTCCTCCAGCTACGATGCTCCTTCACATCCTCCATCATCGGGATACGATGCGCCTTCCCATCCTTCTTCATCGGGATACGATGCCCCTCCTCATCCTCCTTCATCTGGCTATGATGCACCTCCTCACCCTCCGTCTTCTAGCTATGATGCACCGCCGCAACATCCCTCCTCCAGTTACGACTCGCCACCTCAACACCCATCCTCCAGCTACGATTCACCGCCACAGCCACCAAATTATGACCAACCCTCCCAGTATCCTTCATCTAGTTATGATCAACCTCCCTCCCACACTTACAACCAGCCACCGCCTCCAGAAACCCATCCTATTCAAAACTATCCCCACAACGATTATGCCCCACCCACCCAGGAACTGCCTCTTAATCCGCATCACAAGTTCCCCAGCTTCGATTTCCCCAAGTCGAGCTACGAAGTGCCCATCTATGATCCCATTCCCTTCGAGGCATCCAACCGGGACGAGCAGGAGTCCTATCCACCCATACTTGCCTCCTCTCCGGATCAAAATGAGATAGCTAGCGATGCCCATGCGGCCGGTAGCTCCAAGAAGCGGAAGAGGAAGCGCAAGCCTGGCGCCGGAGTAGTGCCCGCCAAGCACACCCTGGATGTGCCGGAGCTCCAGCAGGCCTACGACGCGGACAGCCACCAGAGGAGCGAGTCGATCGAGCAGATAGATTCAGATGCCCACGCCCACAGCTCGCATTATGTGGAAAGAAAGCAGACCTTCTTCAACTTTGTGACGCCCAcgacatccacatccacaacAACTCCGGCTCCTTGGAGTCCGATGAGGGGCAGGAGCACCACCACAAGCACAGGGTTTATTCCCACCATTGTGACCAGCACTCCGGCGCCCAGAACCGCGACGATGCGAACCAGAAATCGCGGCAGCTCCAGGTATCGCACCACCCAAGCAGTTAGTCCCAGCCAGCCGGATCCTATCCACACCAGCGTCCGAATAGAGCAGTCTCACTCCCAGAGCTACTACGACGGCACCATTGCTCCTCCGACCAGGCAGCAGTTCTCGCCCAGCACCAGTGTGCGTGGCACGCGACCTACAAGACCGGCCTACGCGAGGACACCGCTGGCTCTCCAGCCGGCGAATCACGGAAGAGATGCATCGTCCCCGCCGAGAGTCACACCCAAGCGCACCACCAAGGGCGTCTTTGACACCACCTTGTTCAAGAGCCCGCTCAGCGACCGGGAGATGGAGCGGAATCTCCAGGGACTGCGTCAGAACTTGCCAAAAAACCACAAACTGTACTGA